A genomic region of Vitis vinifera cultivar Pinot Noir 40024 chromosome 7, ASM3070453v1 contains the following coding sequences:
- the LOC100256691 gene encoding uncharacterized protein LOC100256691, with amino-acid sequence MNTRVRTALQTMKTPLVHEKEKKMENEGSRLVGANKTSMNRRRSSRERKMALLQDVDKLKKKLRHEENVHRALERAFTRPLGALPRLPPYLPPYTLELLAEVAVLEEEVVRLEEQVVNFRQGLYQEAVYISCKRHVENSTDVIDQSSVGSSKQEQSKSLSQNEINLETSATRPLPSLTRSTSSRKLLSADSVSDRAGHCSTRTVNGTQALKKRNSSSPLLEEDRQGKENQTCMNSSKNKQSPDKKSPRVITPVKKSPIKHEPVEKFRDPLKLQLECRLVDQERAQESSCASLDERVSEADSGPNKISEDIVKCLSSIFLRMSTLREKVVESDATPPPLAFASNESNGEAESLDPYGICLEFGARNVGPYKHLCDIQAGSVDLNRKTNALFLIHRLKLLLGKLACVNLEGLTHQQKLAFWINIYNSCMMNAFLEHGVPENPEMVVALMQKATINVGGCLLNAITIEHFILRLPYHLKYTCSKAAKADEMKARSTFGLEWSEPLVTFALSCGSWSSPAVRVYTASEVEIELEVAKRDYLHAAVGISVTNKLIIPKLLDWYLLDFAKDFESFLDWISLQLPDDLRNEAVKCLERRGRGPLSQLVQVMPYDFSFRYLLHR; translated from the exons ATGAATACCAGAGTCCGGACTGCTCTTCAGACCATGAAAACGCCTCTGGTTCATGAGAAA gagaagaagatggagaaTGAGGGAAGCAGATTAGTGGGTGCTAACAAAACTTCCATGAATCGCAGAAGGTCGAGCAGAGAAAGGAAAATGGCCTTACTACAAGAT GTAGACAAGCTAAAGAAGAAGCTTAGGCATGAAGAGAATGTTCACAGAGCATTGGAGAGGGCATTTACTAGACCTTTAGGAGCTCTTCCTCGTCTTCCTCCTTATCTGCCTCCATAT ACATTAGAGCTTCTTGCTGAAGTTGCCGTATTGGAAGAGGAGGTTGTTCGGCTGGAAGAACAGGTTGTGAATTTCCGACAAGGTCTTTATCAGGAAGCTGTATACATATCCTGCAAGAGGCATGTAGAAAACTCGACCGATGTGATTGATCAATCCAGTGTTGGAAGTTCCAAACAGGAGCAATCAAAGTCTTTAtcccaaaatgaaatcaatttAGAAACATCTGCCACCAGACCTCTGCCTTCTCTCACCAGAAGTACTTCAAGTAGAAAGCTATTATCAGCTGACTCTGTCTCTGATAGAGCAGGACATTGTTCCACCAGGACTGTGAATGGGACACAGGCTTTAAAGAAACGCAATTCATCTTCACCTCTTTTGGAGGAGGATCGGCAAGGAAAGGAGAACCAAACATGTATGAACTCGTCAAAGAATAAGCAATCTCCAGATAAGAAATCTCCCAGAGTTATAACCCCAGTTAAGAAATCTCCGATTAAGCACGAACCAGTAGAAAAGTTTCGGGATCCTCTGAAGCTGCAG CTAGAGTGCAGATTAGTTGACCAGGAAAGAGCACAAGAAAGCTCTTGTGCTTCTTTAGATGAAAGGGTATCAGAAGCTGACAGCGGACCGAACAAAATCTCTGAGGACATTGTGAAGTGCTTGTCCAGCATTTTCTTAAGAATGAGCACATTGAGGGAAAAAGTGGTGGAATCAGATGCCACCCCCCCTCCATTAGCATTTGCTTCTAATGAAAGTAATGGAGAAGCAGAGTCTCTGGATCCTTATGGTATCTGTTTAGAATTTGGAGCAAGAAATGTTGGGCCCTACAAGCATCTCTGTGACATTCAAGCTGGTTCAGTTGATCTGAACAGAAAAACAAATGCACTGTTTCTGATCCACAGACTAAA GCTCCTACTGGGGAAGCTTGCCTGTGTCAACTTAGAGGGTCTTACCCATCAGCAGAAGCTCGCATTTTGGATAAACATATACAATTCCTGCATGATGAAT GCATTTCTGGAGCATGGAGTGCCTGAGAATCCTGAAATGGTTGTAGCTCTGATGCAGAAG GCAACAATAAATGTTGGAGGATGCTTGCTGAATGCAATTACAATTGAGCATTTCATCTTGAGACTGCCTTATCACTTGAAATAT ACCTGCTCAAAAGCTGCAAAAGCTGATGAGATGAAGGCTCGCAGCACATTTGGATTGGAGTGGTCCGAACCTTTGGTTACCTTTGCACTCTCCTGCGGTAGCTGGTCTTCTCCTGCT GTGAGGGTGTACACAGCATCTGAAGTGGAAATTGAGTTGGAAGTGGCAAAGAGAGACTATCTACATGCAGCAGTTGGTATCTCAGTAACAAACAAGTTAATTATCCCCAAACTGTTGGATTGGTATCTACTTGACTTTGCAAAGGACTTTGAATCATTTCTGGATTGGATCAGTCTGCAACTCCCGGATGACCTCCGGAATGAAGCAGTTAAGTGCCTCGAGAGAAGGGGAAGAGGGCCTCTTTCACAGTTGGTACAAGTGATGCCATATGATTTCAGTTTCAGGTACCTTTTACACCGGTGA